The following coding sequences lie in one Oceanicola sp. 502str15 genomic window:
- a CDS encoding 2-oxoglutarate dehydrogenase E1 component, whose amino-acid sequence MTDQSPNDLFHASSFMQGHNAAYLEQLYAKYADDPNSVDGAWAEFFRQLGDGETDVKAEAKGPSWARADWPPMPGDDLTAALTGEWPAEATQEGKGAAKKIKEAAGASATPVNEEAIRTAVLDSIRALMLIRAYRIRGHLVADLDPLGMQDQTPHPELDPKSYGFTDADMDRPIFIDQVLGLKFASLRQIIDIVKRTYCGTFALQYMHISNPEEASWLKERIEGLGKEIAFTREGRKAILNKLVEAEGFEKFLHVKYMGTKRFGLDGGESLVPAMEQIIKRGGSLGVKDIVIGMPHRGRLSVLANVMAKPYRAIFNEFQGGSFKPEDVDGSGDVKYHLGASSDRSFDDNTVHLSLTANPSHLEAVNPVVLGKSRAKQDQYNDRERTSVLPILLHGDAAFAGQGVVAECFGLSGLRGHRTGGTIHIVVNNQIGFTTAPHFSRSSPYPTDIALMVEAPIFHVNGDDPEAVVHAAKVATEFRQKFRKDVVLDIFCYRRFGHNEGDEPMFTNPIMYKRIKGHKTTLSLYTERLVKDGLIPEGEIEDMKAAFQAHLNDEFEAGKNYKPNKADWLDGRWSHLDKRDEEYQRGETAIAPETFKEVGKALTTAPEGYALHKTVQRMMGTKAEMIEKGEGIDWATGEALAFGSLLTEGYPVRLAGQDSTRGTFSQRHSAFVNQETEERYYPLNHIRSGQAQYEVIDSMLSEYAVLGFEYGYSLAEPNALTLWEAQFGDFANGAQIMFDQFVSSGESKWLRMSGLVCLLPHGYEGQGPEHSSARLERFLQMCGQDNWIVANCTTPANYFHILRRQIHRSFRKPLILMTPKSLLRHKLAVSREEEFTTGSSFHRVLWDDAEHGNSDTKLVADDKIKRVVMCSGKVYFDLLEARDEAGLDDVYILRIEQFYPFPAMSLVNELNRFAQADMVWCQEEPKNQGAWSFIEPNIEWVLGRIKGKSSRPIYAGRATSASPATGLASQHKAQQTALVNDALGIEGN is encoded by the coding sequence ATGACCGACCAAAGCCCCAACGACCTCTTCCATGCCTCCAGCTTCATGCAGGGGCACAACGCGGCCTATCTCGAACAGCTCTACGCCAAATACGCCGACGACCCGAATTCGGTCGATGGCGCATGGGCCGAGTTCTTCCGGCAGTTGGGCGATGGCGAAACCGATGTGAAGGCAGAGGCCAAGGGGCCTTCCTGGGCGCGGGCCGACTGGCCGCCGATGCCGGGGGATGATCTGACCGCGGCGCTGACCGGCGAATGGCCGGCCGAGGCCACGCAGGAGGGCAAGGGCGCCGCGAAGAAGATCAAGGAAGCCGCAGGCGCCAGCGCGACGCCGGTCAACGAAGAGGCGATCCGCACCGCCGTGCTCGACAGCATCCGCGCGCTGATGCTGATCCGGGCCTATCGCATCCGCGGCCACCTGGTGGCCGACCTCGACCCGCTCGGCATGCAGGACCAGACCCCGCACCCCGAGCTGGACCCGAAGAGCTACGGCTTCACCGATGCCGACATGGATCGTCCGATCTTCATCGACCAGGTGCTGGGCCTCAAGTTTGCCTCGCTGCGCCAGATCATCGACATCGTGAAGCGCACCTATTGCGGCACCTTCGCGTTGCAGTACATGCATATCTCCAACCCCGAGGAGGCCTCCTGGCTGAAGGAGCGCATCGAGGGGCTGGGCAAGGAAATCGCCTTCACCCGCGAGGGCCGCAAGGCGATCCTGAACAAGCTGGTCGAGGCTGAGGGCTTCGAGAAATTCCTGCACGTCAAGTACATGGGCACCAAGCGCTTCGGCCTTGATGGCGGCGAAAGCCTCGTGCCCGCGATGGAGCAGATCATCAAGCGCGGCGGCTCGCTGGGCGTGAAGGACATCGTCATCGGGATGCCCCACCGCGGCCGCCTCTCGGTGCTGGCCAACGTGATGGCCAAGCCCTACCGGGCGATCTTCAACGAGTTCCAGGGCGGCAGCTTCAAGCCCGAGGATGTCGACGGGTCGGGGGACGTGAAATACCACCTCGGCGCCAGCTCGGACCGCTCGTTCGACGACAACACCGTGCACCTGTCGCTTACCGCCAACCCCTCGCACCTCGAGGCCGTCAACCCGGTGGTGCTGGGCAAGTCCCGCGCCAAGCAGGACCAGTACAATGACCGCGAGCGCACCTCGGTGCTGCCGATCCTGCTGCATGGCGATGCGGCCTTTGCCGGTCAGGGCGTTGTGGCCGAGTGCTTCGGCCTCTCGGGCCTGCGCGGGCACCGCACCGGCGGCACCATCCACATCGTGGTGAACAACCAGATCGGCTTCACCACCGCGCCCCACTTCTCGCGCTCCTCCCCCTACCCCACCGACATTGCCCTGATGGTCGAGGCGCCGATCTTCCACGTGAACGGCGACGACCCGGAGGCCGTGGTGCATGCCGCCAAGGTGGCCACCGAGTTCCGCCAGAAGTTCCGCAAGGACGTGGTGCTCGACATCTTCTGTTATCGCCGGTTCGGCCATAACGAGGGCGACGAACCGATGTTCACCAACCCGATCATGTACAAGCGGATCAAGGGCCACAAGACGACCCTGAGCCTCTACACCGAGCGGCTGGTGAAGGACGGGCTTATCCCGGAAGGCGAGATCGAGGACATGAAGGCCGCCTTCCAGGCGCACCTGAACGACGAGTTCGAGGCCGGCAAGAACTACAAGCCCAACAAGGCCGACTGGCTCGATGGCCGCTGGTCGCACCTCGACAAGCGCGATGAGGAGTATCAGCGCGGCGAGACCGCGATTGCGCCCGAAACCTTCAAGGAGGTGGGCAAGGCGCTCACCACCGCGCCCGAGGGCTACGCCCTGCACAAGACGGTGCAGCGGATGATGGGCACCAAGGCCGAGATGATCGAAAAGGGCGAGGGCATCGACTGGGCGACCGGCGAGGCGCTGGCCTTCGGCTCGCTGCTCACCGAGGGCTACCCGGTGCGCCTTGCCGGGCAGGACAGCACGCGGGGCACCTTCTCGCAGCGCCATTCGGCCTTCGTGAACCAAGAAACCGAAGAGCGCTACTACCCGCTCAACCACATTCGCTCCGGTCAGGCGCAGTATGAGGTCATCGACTCGATGCTCTCGGAATATGCGGTTCTGGGCTTCGAATATGGCTACAGCCTCGCCGAGCCCAATGCACTCACCCTCTGGGAAGCCCAGTTCGGCGACTTTGCCAACGGCGCGCAGATCATGTTCGACCAGTTCGTCAGCTCGGGCGAAAGCAAGTGGCTGCGGATGTCGGGCCTCGTCTGCCTGCTGCCGCACGGCTACGAGGGCCAGGGTCCCGAGCACAGCTCGGCCCGCCTCGAGCGCTTCCTGCAGATGTGTGGGCAGGACAACTGGATCGTCGCCAACTGCACGACCCCGGCGAACTACTTCCACATCCTGCGCCGCCAGATCCACCGCAGCTTCCGCAAGCCGCTGATCCTGATGACGCCCAAGTCGCTGCTGCGCCACAAGCTGGCCGTCAGCCGCGAGGAAGAGTTCACCACCGGCTCCAGCTTCCACCGCGTGCTCTGGGATGATGCCGAGCATGGCAACTCCGACACCAAGCTGGTGGCGGACGACAAGATCAAGCGGGTGGTGATGTGTTCGGGCAAGGTCTACTTCGACCTGCTCGAAGCCCGCGACGAAGCCGGGCTGGACGACGTCTACATCCTGCGCATCGAGCAGTTCTACCCGTTCCCGGCGATGAGCCTGGTCAACGAGCTGAACCGCTTTGCCCAGGCCGATATGGTCTGGTGCCAGGAAGAGCCCAAGAACCAGGGCGCGTGGAGCTTCATCGAACCCAACATCGAGTGGGTTCTGGGCCGGATCAAGGGCAAGAGCAGCCGCCCGATCTATGCCGGCCGCGCCACCTCTGCCTCGCCCGCCACGGGCCTGGCCTCGCAGCACAAGGCACAACAGACAGCGCTGGTAAATGACGCGCTGGGTATCGAAGGAAACTGA
- the odhB gene encoding 2-oxoglutarate dehydrogenase complex dihydrolipoyllysine-residue succinyltransferase — protein sequence MSTEVRVPTLGESVTEATVATWFKKPGDTVAVDEMLCELETDKVTVEVPAPAAGTMGEIVAPEGETVGVDALLATISEGGEAAKPAPEAKKEETAEAEPAEDAPAPEASSGGGGASVDVMVPTLGESVTEATVATWFKKVGDSVEADEMLCELETDKVSVEVPAPSSGTITEILAEEGSTVEAGGKLAVMSEGAGGGASKPAEGGKETAAPKAPAAASASKGADVENAPSANKMMAEKGLSESDVKGSGKDGRIMKEDVMKAVEAGTRAAASPAPSAPPRGPVAAQDEAREERVKMTRLRQTIARRLKDAQNAAAILTTYNEVDMTEVMALRNEYKDLFLKKHGVKLGFMSFFTKACVHALREVPEVNAEIDGTDIVYKNFVHMGIAAGTPQGLVVPVIRDADAMSFADIEKAIAEKGARARDGKLSMAEMQGGTFTISNGGVYGSLMSSPILNPPQSGILGMHKIQDRPMVVGGEIVIRPMMYLALSYDHRIVDGKGAVTFLVRVKEALEDPRRLLMDL from the coding sequence ATGAGCACCGAAGTCCGCGTCCCCACCCTGGGCGAAAGCGTCACCGAGGCCACCGTTGCCACCTGGTTCAAGAAGCCGGGCGATACGGTTGCCGTTGATGAAATGCTCTGCGAGCTGGAAACCGACAAGGTCACGGTAGAGGTTCCCGCCCCTGCCGCCGGCACCATGGGCGAGATCGTTGCGCCCGAGGGCGAGACCGTGGGCGTCGATGCCCTTCTCGCGACCATCTCCGAGGGAGGCGAGGCCGCCAAGCCCGCGCCCGAGGCCAAGAAGGAAGAGACGGCAGAGGCCGAGCCCGCCGAGGATGCCCCTGCGCCCGAGGCCAGCAGCGGTGGCGGCGGCGCGAGCGTCGACGTGATGGTGCCGACCCTGGGTGAAAGCGTGACCGAGGCCACCGTGGCCACATGGTTCAAGAAGGTGGGCGACAGCGTCGAGGCCGACGAGATGCTCTGCGAGCTGGAAACCGACAAGGTTTCGGTCGAGGTTCCGGCCCCCTCTTCCGGCACGATCACCGAGATCCTCGCGGAAGAGGGTTCCACCGTCGAAGCCGGCGGCAAGCTGGCCGTGATGAGCGAGGGCGCGGGCGGCGGAGCTTCCAAGCCTGCCGAGGGCGGCAAGGAAACGGCTGCCCCCAAGGCCCCGGCAGCGGCCAGCGCCAGCAAGGGCGCCGATGTCGAAAACGCCCCCTCCGCCAACAAGATGATGGCCGAAAAGGGCCTGTCGGAGAGCGATGTGAAGGGCAGCGGCAAGGATGGCCGCATCATGAAGGAAGACGTGATGAAGGCGGTCGAGGCCGGCACAAGGGCCGCCGCCAGCCCCGCCCCCTCCGCGCCGCCGCGCGGCCCGGTTGCGGCACAGGACGAGGCGCGCGAGGAGCGGGTGAAGATGACCCGCCTGCGCCAGACCATCGCCCGCCGCCTGAAGGACGCCCAGAACGCCGCCGCGATCCTGACCACCTACAACGAGGTGGACATGACCGAGGTGATGGCGCTGCGCAACGAGTACAAGGATCTCTTCCTCAAGAAGCACGGCGTGAAGCTCGGCTTCATGTCCTTCTTCACCAAGGCCTGCGTGCACGCGCTGCGCGAGGTGCCCGAGGTGAACGCCGAGATCGACGGCACCGATATCGTCTACAAGAACTTCGTCCACATGGGCATCGCCGCAGGCACGCCCCAGGGCCTCGTGGTGCCGGTGATCCGCGACGCCGATGCGATGAGCTTTGCCGATATCGAGAAGGCGATTGCCGAAAAGGGCGCCCGCGCCCGTGACGGCAAGCTCTCGATGGCCGAGATGCAGGGCGGCACCTTCACCATCTCCAACGGTGGTGTCTACGGCTCGCTGATGAGCTCGCCGATCCTGAACCCCCCGCAGTCCGGCATCCTCGGGATGCACAAGATCCAGGACCGGCCGATGGTGGTGGGCGGCGAAATCGTCATTCGCCCGATGATGTACCTCGCGCTGAGCTACGATCACCGCATCGTCGACGGCAAGGGCGCCGTGACCTTCCTCGTGCGGGTCAAAGAAGCGCTCGAAGATCCGCGCCGGCTCCTGATGGACCTCTGA
- a CDS encoding DUF4440 domain-containing protein yields MTDFAALENAIWSAASAYDRAAIERLLAPEFFELSRSGRKYTREELLTDTSEGRPSEHRLHGLQTQAIAPGVTLVTYTSETRYPDETQWASRSTLWAQTAEGWQARFHQGTPLPETFRP; encoded by the coding sequence ATGACCGATTTCGCCGCCCTCGAAAATGCCATCTGGTCCGCCGCCTCGGCCTATGACCGTGCGGCCATCGAGCGGCTGCTTGCGCCGGAGTTCTTCGAGCTGTCGCGCTCGGGCCGCAAGTACACCCGCGAAGAGCTGCTGACCGACACCTCCGAGGGCCGCCCTTCCGAGCATCGCCTCCACGGGCTGCAAACCCAGGCCATTGCCCCCGGCGTCACCCTCGTTACCTACACGTCCGAAACCCGCTATCCGGACGAGACTCAATGGGCCAGCCGGTCGACCCTCTGGGCGCAAACCGCAGAGGGCTGGCAGGCCCGCTTTCATCAGGGCACCCCGCTGCCGGAGACATTCCGGCCATGA
- the lpdA gene encoding dihydrolipoyl dehydrogenase, giving the protein MSSYDVIIIGAGPGGYVCAIRCAQLGLKTAVVEGRETLGGTCLNVGCIPSKALLHASHLLHEAEHNFAEMGLKGKSPSVDWDQMKAYKQKTVDQNTGGIEFLFKKNKIDWLKGWGSIPEAGKVKVGDEVHEAKHIIIATGSEPASIPGAEVTIDEKVVVSSTGALELGKVPGEMVVVGGGVIGLELGSVYARLGSKVTVVEFLDAVTPGADAEVAKNFQKILKKQGLAFVMGAAVNKVETKGNKATVSYKLRKDDSEHELKADTVLVATGRKPYVEGLGLEELGVKLTKRGQVEVDDHFQTAVKGVYAIGDAIPGPMLAHKAEDEGTALAEMLAGQKPHINYGLIPGVIYTAPEVASVGETEESLKEQGRAYKVGKFPFMGNARAKSVHQAEGFVKMLADKETDRILGCHIIGPAAGELIHEICVAMEFGAAAEDVARTCHAHPTFSEAVRESALACGDGAIHA; this is encoded by the coding sequence ATGTCCTCTTACGATGTCATCATCATCGGCGCCGGCCCCGGCGGCTACGTCTGCGCCATCCGCTGCGCCCAGCTCGGCCTGAAGACCGCCGTTGTCGAGGGCCGCGAGACGCTGGGCGGCACCTGCCTCAACGTCGGCTGCATCCCCTCCAAGGCGCTGCTGCACGCCTCCCACCTGCTGCACGAGGCCGAGCACAACTTTGCCGAGATGGGCCTGAAGGGCAAAAGCCCCTCGGTCGATTGGGACCAGATGAAGGCCTACAAGCAGAAGACCGTAGACCAGAACACCGGTGGCATCGAATTTCTGTTCAAGAAGAACAAGATAGACTGGCTGAAGGGCTGGGGCTCGATCCCCGAGGCGGGCAAGGTGAAGGTGGGTGACGAGGTCCACGAGGCCAAGCACATCATCATCGCCACCGGCTCGGAGCCTGCGAGCATTCCCGGTGCCGAGGTCACGATCGACGAGAAGGTGGTTGTCAGCTCTACCGGCGCGCTCGAGCTGGGCAAGGTGCCCGGCGAGATGGTCGTGGTCGGCGGCGGGGTGATCGGCCTGGAGCTTGGCTCCGTCTATGCCCGGCTTGGCAGCAAGGTCACGGTGGTCGAGTTTCTCGATGCGGTCACGCCCGGTGCCGATGCCGAAGTGGCCAAGAACTTCCAGAAGATCCTCAAGAAACAAGGCCTTGCGTTCGTCATGGGCGCCGCCGTCAACAAGGTGGAGACCAAGGGCAACAAGGCCACCGTCAGCTACAAGCTGCGCAAGGATGACAGCGAACACGAGCTGAAGGCCGACACCGTGCTGGTGGCCACGGGCCGCAAGCCCTACGTCGAGGGCCTCGGGCTGGAGGAGCTTGGCGTGAAGCTCACCAAGCGCGGGCAGGTCGAGGTCGATGACCACTTCCAGACCGCGGTGAAGGGCGTCTATGCCATTGGCGATGCAATCCCCGGCCCGATGCTGGCCCACAAGGCCGAAGACGAAGGCACCGCGCTGGCCGAGATGCTGGCGGGCCAAAAGCCACACATCAACTACGGCCTCATCCCCGGCGTGATCTACACCGCGCCCGAAGTGGCGAGCGTGGGCGAGACCGAAGAGAGCCTCAAGGAACAGGGCCGCGCCTACAAGGTCGGCAAGTTCCCCTTCATGGGCAACGCGCGGGCCAAGTCGGTGCACCAGGCCGAGGGCTTCGTGAAGATGCTGGCCGACAAGGAAACCGACCGCATTCTCGGCTGCCACATCATCGGCCCGGCGGCAGGCGAGCTGATCCACGAGATCTGCGTGGCGATGGAGTTCGGCGCGGCGGCGGAAGACGTGGCCCGCACCTGCCACGCCCACCCCACCTTCTCCGAAGCCGTGCGCGAGAGCGCACTGGCCTGCGGCGATGGTGCCATTCACGCCTGA
- a CDS encoding TerB family tellurite resistance protein gives MRKLGYVAAVAALAFTATSHEAEARRGGAVWMDSQQLHFVAPTSMGNGTGGVMALCHLSTKSHLFQIGFFRKMESYALSYDNCTSERYVPVEPARMESMIAQGLVPASLPVEPNMQVAQVVSGFAGSAAIGATIALMGLLKLLRAAGRRRRRGAMTGANGFAQRVLDVMCHAAKADGVVDPEEVNLIAFASQKLTGTAYSPDQIERLIGMAGTKVSDAEFRAFGEGLNAHQRETLMRGALMVTVSDGTITQSEKGFLARLAATLQISGPEVQGMLRSL, from the coding sequence ATGCGAAAGCTCGGGTATGTTGCGGCCGTTGCCGCCCTGGCCTTCACGGCCACCAGTCATGAGGCCGAAGCCCGCCGTGGCGGGGCTGTCTGGATGGACAGCCAGCAATTGCACTTCGTCGCGCCCACCTCGATGGGCAATGGCACCGGCGGCGTGATGGCGCTCTGCCACCTTTCGACCAAGTCCCACCTCTTCCAGATCGGCTTCTTCCGCAAGATGGAGAGCTACGCGCTGTCCTACGACAATTGCACCTCGGAGCGCTACGTGCCGGTCGAGCCGGCGCGGATGGAGAGCATGATTGCGCAGGGCCTCGTGCCTGCCAGCCTGCCGGTTGAACCCAACATGCAGGTGGCGCAGGTGGTCAGCGGCTTTGCCGGCTCGGCTGCGATCGGCGCGACGATCGCGCTGATGGGGCTGCTGAAACTGCTGCGCGCCGCAGGGCGCCGCCGTCGTCGGGGCGCGATGACCGGGGCCAACGGCTTTGCCCAGCGGGTGCTCGACGTGATGTGCCATGCGGCCAAGGCCGATGGCGTGGTGGACCCCGAAGAGGTGAACCTCATCGCCTTCGCCAGCCAGAAGCTGACCGGCACCGCCTATTCTCCCGATCAGATCGAACGCTTGATCGGCATGGCGGGCACCAAGGTGTCGGACGCGGAGTTTCGGGCTTTCGGTGAGGGGCTGAATGCCCACCAGCGCGAGACCCTGATGCGCGGGGCGCTGATGGTCACGGTTTCGGATGGCACCATCACCCAGTCGGAAAAGGGCTTTCTGGCCCGGCTTGCGGCAACGCTTCAGATATCCGGCCCCGAAGTTCAGGGGATGCTGCGAAGCCTCTGA
- a CDS encoding GntR family transcriptional regulator codes for MLIQPPPADAAPPSRETPASTGAVTAAHDRVYRALRSRIMHGEILPGHALTLRGVGKEFGVSMTPARESVRRLAAEGALTLSASGRVSTPVLTNDRIEELAAIRALLEPELATRALPRAHIALIERLEAVNVTIADVTARGDAAGYIRANLEFHRTLYLRAQAPAMLALAETVWLQLGPTMRLLYDRLRRNEVPRHHRLIVAALKAGDEPGLRLAVRSDVTGGLRMLAS; via the coding sequence ATGCTGATCCAACCGCCCCCCGCAGATGCCGCCCCGCCCAGCCGTGAGACACCGGCCTCGACAGGGGCCGTCACCGCCGCCCATGACCGGGTCTATCGCGCGCTGCGCAGCCGCATCATGCATGGAGAGATCCTACCCGGCCACGCGCTGACCCTGCGCGGCGTGGGCAAGGAATTCGGCGTGTCGATGACTCCGGCTCGCGAGTCGGTACGGCGGCTGGCGGCGGAGGGCGCGCTGACGCTCTCTGCGTCGGGGAGGGTCTCAACCCCGGTGCTCACCAATGACCGGATCGAGGAACTGGCCGCGATTCGGGCGCTGCTGGAGCCGGAACTTGCCACGCGGGCGCTGCCGCGGGCGCATATCGCGCTGATCGAACGGCTCGAGGCGGTGAATGTGACGATCGCGGATGTGACGGCGCGGGGCGATGCGGCGGGCTATATCCGCGCCAACCTCGAGTTTCACCGCACGCTCTACCTGCGGGCCCAGGCTCCGGCGATGCTGGCCCTGGCCGAGACGGTCTGGCTCCAGCTTGGGCCCACCATGCGGCTGCTCTACGACCGGCTGCGCCGCAACGAGGTACCGCGCCACCACCGGCTGATCGTCGCCGCGCTGAAGGCGGGCGACGAGCCGGGGCTGCGGCTGGCGGTGCGCTCCGATGTCACCGGCGGCCTGCGGATGCTAGCGAGCTGA
- a CDS encoding M48 family metallopeptidase encodes MGFIRLPGEPEVEVVLRRSARARRLSLRVSGVDGRVTLTMPRFAPEREARSFAAEKAGWIRDRLAEQAPFVLADLGAEIPVEGVARRIEAAGVRRITLEEQALLVPEGASRVPVRIGAFLREMARVRLAEASARHARALGRPHGRITLRDTRSRWGSCSHEGNLMYSWRLILAPQAVLDYVAAHEVAHIAHMDHSPRFWATCAKLCPGHEASRRWLRLQGAALHRYGFKG; translated from the coding sequence ATGGGGTTTATCAGGCTTCCCGGAGAACCGGAGGTGGAGGTGGTGCTGCGCCGCTCGGCGCGGGCGCGGCGGCTTTCGCTCCGGGTGTCGGGCGTCGATGGCCGCGTGACGCTGACCATGCCGCGCTTTGCCCCCGAGCGCGAAGCCCGCAGCTTTGCCGCCGAGAAGGCGGGGTGGATCCGCGACAGGCTGGCCGAGCAGGCGCCCTTCGTGCTGGCCGATCTGGGTGCCGAGATACCGGTGGAGGGTGTGGCGCGGCGCATCGAGGCGGCAGGGGTGCGCCGGATAACCCTTGAAGAACAGGCGCTTCTGGTGCCCGAAGGTGCCTCTCGCGTGCCTGTTCGCATCGGGGCCTTTCTGCGCGAAATGGCCCGTGTGCGGCTGGCGGAGGCCTCTGCCCGCCACGCCCGCGCCCTCGGCCGCCCGCATGGGCGCATCACCCTGCGCGACACCCGCTCCCGCTGGGGCTCCTGTAGCCACGAGGGCAATCTGATGTACTCTTGGCGGCTCATCCTCGCCCCGCAGGCGGTGCTCGACTACGTCGCCGCCCACGAGGTCGCCCATATCGCCCACATGGATCACTCGCCCCGCTTCTGGGCGACTTGCGCAAAGCTCTGCCCCGGGCACGAGGCATCGCGGCGGTGGCTGCGGCTGCAGGGTGCGGCGCTTCACCGCTATGGGTTCAAGGGCTAG
- a CDS encoding TIGR02300 family protein: MPKEEWGVKRVCPTTGKRFYDLGKDPIVSPYTGEVVQLDTGGKARSALKGDKPDPKSVEAEEDDADLDVLEDDNDDDTDVDLGDDVLEDDDDDEVSLDDIADVASEDED; the protein is encoded by the coding sequence ATGCCTAAGGAAGAATGGGGCGTCAAGCGCGTCTGCCCGACCACCGGCAAACGGTTTTACGACCTCGGAAAAGACCCGATCGTCAGCCCCTACACCGGCGAGGTCGTGCAGCTCGACACCGGCGGCAAGGCCCGCTCGGCGCTGAAGGGTGACAAGCCCGATCCCAAATCGGTGGAAGCCGAAGAGGATGATGCCGATCTCGACGTGCTCGAGGACGATAACGATGACGACACCGACGTCGATCTCGGCGACGACGTTCTGGAAGATGACGACGATGATGAAGTCTCGCTTGACGACATCGCCGACGTCGCCTCGGAAGACGAGGACTGA
- a CDS encoding alanine--tRNA ligase, protein MSPDELRKSFINFMVEAGAVEIPSDPLVPENDSTTLFTGSGMQPMVPYLLGLKHPSGEDLVNVQRCLRTVDIEEVGDSTHLTFFEMIGRWELNADPASFKRRQIELIFEWQTKVLGLDASRVYVTVFAGDAELGIPQDDEAIAIWKDEFAKVGIDAKVEDDPDTYGMSRGGRIFLYGVDENWWSRAGVPSNMPVGEIGGPDSEMFYDYDPSGPDDDHPAKDGSRLVEIGNNVFMSLRNTAEGFVPLPAPNIDYGGGLERIFSAVQGNPDVYRTPFFSGAIAELERLTGQTYDENLKPFRVILDHARAVTFLIGDGVTPSNTDRGYIARRLLRRAVRVGRAIGAPADIIAQLAEIYISEAKSFKELYARRDQIVEAIKREEDQFQRTLAAGEREIRRFVENNNKVDGADAFHFYETYGFPKELTEEVLGELGVTLSDPEKYDEAATRHSEASRTAAAGKFAGGLADHSETTTAYHTATHLLLAGLQRVLGNSVHQMGSNITAERLRYDVSHPTKITREELDQVEEFINGAIEGGGKVTVSEMSKQGAKDAGIEGSFWEKYPETVTVYAIKSDEGEMLSEELCGGPHVQDLAEVGKHGRVKITKEGSSSAGVRRIRAEFRAE, encoded by the coding sequence GTGTCCCCCGACGAACTGCGCAAGTCCTTTATCAATTTCATGGTCGAAGCCGGAGCGGTCGAAATTCCGTCCGACCCGCTGGTTCCGGAAAATGACAGCACCACGCTTTTCACGGGCAGCGGCATGCAGCCGATGGTGCCCTATCTGCTGGGCCTCAAGCACCCCTCGGGTGAAGACCTGGTGAACGTGCAGCGCTGCCTGCGCACCGTGGACATCGAAGAGGTTGGCGATTCCACCCACCTGACGTTCTTCGAGATGATTGGTCGTTGGGAGCTGAATGCCGATCCGGCCAGCTTCAAGCGTCGCCAGATCGAACTGATCTTCGAATGGCAGACCAAGGTGCTCGGGCTCGATGCCTCGCGCGTCTATGTCACCGTCTTTGCCGGCGATGCCGAGCTGGGCATCCCGCAGGACGACGAGGCCATCGCGATCTGGAAGGACGAGTTCGCCAAGGTCGGGATCGACGCGAAGGTCGAGGACGACCCCGACACCTACGGCATGAGCCGCGGCGGGCGCATCTTCCTTTATGGCGTCGATGAAAACTGGTGGAGCCGTGCCGGTGTGCCCTCAAACATGCCCGTGGGCGAGATCGGCGGCCCGGATTCGGAGATGTTCTACGATTACGACCCCTCCGGCCCCGATGATGACCACCCCGCAAAGGATGGCTCGCGGCTGGTGGAGATCGGCAACAACGTGTTCATGTCGCTGCGCAACACCGCCGAGGGCTTCGTTCCCCTGCCCGCGCCCAACATCGACTACGGCGGCGGGCTGGAGCGGATCTTCTCCGCCGTGCAGGGCAACCCCGATGTCTACCGCACCCCGTTCTTTTCCGGCGCGATTGCCGAGCTGGAGCGTCTGACCGGCCAGACCTATGACGAGAACCTCAAGCCGTTCCGCGTGATCCTCGACCACGCCCGCGCCGTGACCTTCCTCATCGGCGATGGCGTGACCCCGTCGAACACCGACCGCGGCTACATCGCCCGCCGACTGCTGCGCCGCGCCGTGCGCGTCGGCCGCGCCATCGGGGCGCCTGCCGACATCATCGCGCAGCTGGCCGAGATCTACATCAGCGAGGCGAAGTCGTTCAAAGAGCTCTATGCCCGCCGCGACCAGATCGTCGAGGCGATCAAGCGCGAGGAAGACCAGTTCCAGCGCACCCTGGCCGCAGGCGAGCGCGAAATCCGCCGCTTCGTGGAGAACAACAACAAGGTCGACGGGGCCGATGCCTTCCACTTTTACGAGACCTACGGCTTCCCCAAGGAGCTGACCGAAGAGGTGCTGGGCGAGCTTGGCGTCACCCTTTCCGACCCCGAGAAGTATGACGAGGCGGCCACCCGCCACTCCGAGGCGAGCCGCACCGCGGCGGCGGGCAAGTTTGCCGGTGGTCTGGCCGACCACAGCGAAACCACCACCGCCTATCACACCGCCACCCACCTGCTGCTGGCGGGCCTGCAGCGCGTGCTCGGCAACTCCGTGCACCAGATGGGCAGCAACATCACCGCCGAGCGCCTGCGCTACGACGTGTCTCACCCCACCAAGATCACCCGCGAGGAGCTGGATCAGGTGGAAGAGTTCATCAACGGCGCGATCGAGGGCGGCGGCAAGGTGACGGTCTCCGAGATGTCCAAGCAGGGCGCCAAGGATGCCGGGATCGAAGGCAGCTTCTGGGAGAAATACCCAGAAACCGTCACCGTCTATGCGATCAAGTCCGACGAGGGCGAGATGCTGTCGGAAGAGCTCTGCGGCGGCCCCCATGTGCAGGATCTCGCAGAGGTCGGCAAGCACGGGCGGGTCAAGATCACCAAGGAAGGCAGCTCGTCTGCCGGTGTGCGCCGCATCCGCGCCGAGTTTCGCGCCGAGTGA